From a region of the Thermomicrobium roseum DSM 5159 genome:
- a CDS encoding bactofilin family protein, translated as MFRREPRDPLERQLSQFRQQLEQTTADEELALDEDLLPRPTTESSAPSSRTSTWQPPEPPARQPATPDRMLSIVAANARWQGTLETEGSLVIHGHVEGTIQAAHDVTIFEGATVRADIAAQQVIVRGSVQGRIDARGRLEIHPGGEVIGEVSAPSLVVHEGARLSGKLKMGATESTDSAPSPGGYR; from the coding sequence ATGTTCCGACGCGAGCCGCGCGACCCCCTGGAACGCCAGTTGTCGCAATTCCGCCAACAACTGGAGCAGACGACTGCCGACGAGGAACTCGCCCTGGACGAGGATCTGCTGCCCCGACCCACTACGGAATCATCGGCACCATCTTCCCGCACCAGTACCTGGCAGCCACCCGAGCCTCCGGCTCGCCAGCCGGCTACCCCGGATCGCATGTTGAGTATCGTTGCTGCCAACGCACGTTGGCAAGGAACGCTCGAAACGGAGGGCTCTCTGGTCATTCATGGGCACGTCGAGGGGACGATTCAAGCTGCCCATGACGTCACCATCTTCGAGGGAGCGACTGTGCGAGCGGACATTGCTGCTCAGCAGGTTATCGTGCGTGGGTCAGTGCAGGGACGCATCGATGCCCGGGGTCGACTGGAAATCCATCCGGGAGGCGAGGTCATCGGTGAGGTCTCAGCTCCATCCTTGGTTGTCCACGAGGGCGCACGCCTCTCCGGCAAATTGAAGATGGGAGCAACGGAATCGACCGACTCCGCACCGAGTCCCGGAGGTTATCGATGA
- the rpsB gene encoding 30S ribosomal protein S2, which yields MSIAEHETEQVPLKALLEAGVHFGHQSKRWNPKMRPYIFGERNGIHIIDLRQTVRLLAEAESFARNLAARGGVFVFVGTKKQAQEIIRSEAERCGMYSVTERWLGGTLTNFVTIRQRLRYLVQLEEEVRSPNFAFLPKKEQMRKLRELAKLERTLGGLRGLTRLPDALYVVDPKREAIAVAEARRLGIPIIAMVDTNCDPDLIDYVIPANDDAIRSIRLITSRIADAILAGRTMYETEVGAGEQVALEERELPTYELFDEEYVELQEELDEEIEEEEQGSLEARLPKHKY from the coding sequence GTGTCCATCGCCGAACACGAGACAGAACAGGTTCCCCTGAAAGCGCTTCTCGAAGCCGGTGTGCACTTTGGGCACCAGAGTAAGCGCTGGAACCCGAAGATGCGACCGTACATCTTCGGTGAGCGCAACGGCATCCATATCATCGATCTCCGCCAAACCGTGAGGCTGCTGGCTGAAGCTGAGTCGTTCGCTCGGAATCTCGCTGCTCGCGGCGGTGTCTTCGTCTTCGTCGGCACCAAGAAGCAAGCACAGGAGATCATCCGGAGCGAAGCCGAGCGCTGTGGCATGTATTCGGTCACTGAGCGCTGGCTGGGAGGAACACTGACGAACTTCGTGACCATCCGCCAGCGACTGCGCTACCTCGTTCAGCTCGAAGAAGAGGTGCGCAGCCCCAACTTTGCTTTCCTTCCAAAGAAGGAACAAATGCGTAAGCTTCGCGAACTCGCCAAGCTCGAGCGAACGCTGGGCGGCCTGCGCGGTTTGACGCGCCTTCCTGATGCGCTCTACGTCGTCGATCCCAAGCGTGAAGCGATCGCCGTTGCCGAGGCACGCCGGCTCGGTATACCGATCATCGCGATGGTCGACACCAACTGTGATCCGGATTTGATCGACTACGTCATCCCAGCAAATGACGACGCGATCCGTTCTATCCGCTTGATCACCAGTCGCATCGCTGACGCCATCCTCGCTGGTCGCACGATGTACGAAACCGAAGTGGGTGCCGGCGAACAAGTCGCCCTCGAAGAGAGAGAGCTGCCCACCTACGAACTGTTCGACGAAGAGTACGTGGAACTGCAGGAAGAACTCGACGAAGAGATCGAAGAAGAGGAGCAAGGATCACTCGAAGCACGTCTGCCCAAACACAAGTACTGA
- the rpoC gene encoding DNA-directed RNA polymerase subunit beta', with amino-acid sequence MSTVARQRETRKSIDVNHFEAIRIGLASPEAIRSWSYGEVTKPETINYRTLKPEHGGLFCERIFGPTKDFECYCGKYKRQRYAGTICDKCGVEVTRSKVRRERMGHIELAAPVAHIWYVKGTPSRLGLLLDITPRNLERVLYFASYLVTRVDEAKRQELIENIRQELQAELDELDRQLEAKRRELEEAQGTELLALRDRREALEREARERVVSEVERVRRQAAGLRERLQEALGTPAEEDLEFAGRLIAARGEILTERHLAELDEAEQEAVNEAERNARSAVSGEQALVEAEQEFLTGRIAEQLATLQSEIERQKADLRAEADELIRQVQEIHELQVLTEQQYRDLADLAPGVFEAKMGAEAVYEVVSSMDLDQLSAQLRAEMAQATGQRQKRIAKRLRLVEALRKSGNRPEWMLLTVLPVIPPDLRPMVQLDGGRFATSDLNDLYRRVINRNNRLKRLLELGAPDIIIRNEKRMLQEAVDALIDNGRRGRVVSGTSKHKLKSLSDMLKGKQGRFRQNLLGKRVDYSGRSVIVVGPDLKLHQCGLPKRMALELFKPFVMQRLVVHGHAHNIKAAKRLVERMDPRVWDVLEEVTQNYLVLLNRAPTLHRLGIQAFEVKLIEGSAIQLHPLVCAAFNADFDGDQMAVHVPLSAAAQREARERMLSTRNLLDPSDGEPVIAPTLDIVLGCYAMTLPDPNARGAGKIFADRQEVVLAYQSGAVDLQAPIRVRMEIDGQGEQLVETTVGRVLFNEILPKELGFWNELMDRKALRRLIATCYTRLGAEETARLADRIKDLGFHYATKSGITIGVTDVHIPAEKAEIIARAEQRVAEVERQYRRGLITDAERHREVVSIWNEARDELAQVVERSLGEQNSLYMMSKSGAKGNINQISQMAGMRGLMLDPKGQIIELPIRSNFREGLSVLEYFISTHGARKGLADTALRTADSGYLTRRLVDVAQDVIVTIDDCGTEDGMWVRLEDVPDRETFADRILGRVAARDLIDPATGTVLVRRNEEITESIVADIVASLDRSEPAHRITAVMIRTPLYCTADYGVCRLCYGRNLATRQIVELGEAVGIIAAQSIGEPGTQLTMRTFHTGGVAGEDITTGLPRVEELFEAREPKGKAVLAKIDGVVQVVEDEFGRKVIVEDARLETETHRVPEGFVLLVGTGDMVTAGQVLARPAEGEGEPIVATMDGEVFVDGDELIIRREEQRREEYPLTATAHLLVSNGERVKAGQQLTDGNVSPEELLNTLGRDAVQRYILDEVQKVYKSQGVITNDRHIEIIIRQMLRKVAVTDPGDTDLLVGEMLDRAQLLRINEEVIAQGGVPATAQQVLLGITKASLATESWLSAASFQETTRVLTEAAIQGKVDYLRGLKENVIIGKLIPAGSGFWERKQRREAALSALDEATLAGLAAVGLGPSGEPLPQPGTDRPDASGEPEVSVGEEGRFPAGEAEPGQPA; translated from the coding sequence ATGAGCACAGTCGCACGCCAGCGCGAGACACGCAAATCGATCGATGTGAATCACTTCGAAGCGATCCGGATCGGATTGGCCTCGCCGGAGGCGATCCGGAGCTGGTCATACGGTGAGGTGACCAAGCCGGAGACGATCAACTATCGCACGCTCAAGCCCGAGCATGGGGGGCTCTTTTGCGAGCGGATTTTCGGTCCGACCAAGGATTTCGAATGCTACTGTGGAAAGTACAAGCGGCAGCGTTACGCAGGGACGATCTGCGACAAGTGCGGAGTCGAGGTCACCCGTTCCAAGGTCCGGCGCGAGCGGATGGGGCACATCGAACTGGCTGCGCCGGTCGCGCACATCTGGTATGTGAAGGGGACGCCGAGTCGACTCGGGTTGCTCCTCGACATCACCCCGCGCAATCTGGAGCGTGTGCTGTACTTCGCCTCGTATCTCGTGACCCGTGTCGACGAGGCCAAACGACAGGAATTGATCGAAAACATCCGACAGGAGTTGCAAGCCGAGCTCGATGAGTTGGATCGCCAACTGGAGGCCAAGCGTCGTGAGTTGGAGGAGGCGCAGGGTACGGAGCTTCTGGCCTTGCGCGATCGGCGCGAGGCGCTCGAGCGCGAGGCCCGCGAGCGGGTAGTGAGCGAAGTCGAGCGCGTTCGACGCCAAGCTGCCGGGCTGCGTGAACGGTTGCAGGAAGCACTCGGCACGCCTGCGGAAGAGGATCTGGAGTTCGCTGGTCGGCTGATCGCTGCGCGTGGAGAAATCCTGACGGAACGGCATCTCGCTGAACTGGACGAGGCCGAACAGGAGGCGGTCAACGAGGCTGAGCGGAACGCTCGCAGCGCGGTCAGTGGCGAGCAAGCGCTGGTCGAAGCGGAGCAGGAGTTCCTGACTGGGCGGATCGCTGAGCAGTTGGCGACGTTGCAGAGCGAGATCGAGCGCCAGAAGGCAGATCTCCGAGCCGAAGCCGATGAGCTGATTCGCCAGGTTCAGGAGATCCACGAACTCCAGGTGCTGACCGAGCAACAGTATCGGGATCTTGCCGACCTGGCCCCGGGTGTCTTCGAGGCGAAGATGGGTGCCGAGGCAGTCTACGAGGTCGTCTCGAGCATGGATCTGGATCAGCTCTCGGCGCAGCTTCGGGCAGAAATGGCGCAGGCGACTGGCCAGCGACAGAAGCGTATCGCCAAGCGCTTGCGTCTCGTGGAAGCGCTCCGCAAGAGCGGGAACCGGCCCGAATGGATGCTCCTGACGGTCTTGCCAGTGATCCCGCCTGACTTGCGGCCAATGGTGCAACTCGACGGTGGGCGCTTTGCGACCTCTGACCTCAACGATCTCTACCGGCGCGTCATCAATCGGAACAATCGGTTGAAGCGACTGTTGGAGCTCGGGGCACCCGACATCATCATCCGCAACGAGAAGCGGATGCTGCAGGAGGCGGTCGATGCGCTCATCGACAACGGTCGGCGCGGGCGCGTCGTTTCCGGGACGAGCAAGCACAAACTCAAGAGCCTTTCCGACATGCTCAAGGGGAAGCAGGGGCGGTTCCGCCAGAACCTCCTGGGCAAGCGCGTCGATTACTCGGGCCGATCGGTCATCGTCGTTGGGCCCGACCTGAAGCTGCACCAGTGCGGATTGCCCAAGCGGATGGCGCTGGAGCTCTTCAAGCCGTTCGTGATGCAGCGGCTGGTCGTGCACGGCCATGCCCACAACATCAAGGCGGCTAAGCGACTGGTCGAACGAATGGACCCACGCGTCTGGGATGTCCTGGAGGAAGTGACTCAGAATTATCTCGTTCTCCTCAACCGGGCACCGACACTGCACCGCCTGGGTATCCAAGCGTTCGAAGTGAAGTTGATCGAGGGCTCGGCGATTCAGTTGCATCCGCTCGTGTGCGCGGCCTTCAATGCTGACTTCGATGGCGATCAGATGGCGGTCCATGTCCCGCTGTCTGCAGCAGCCCAGCGGGAGGCGCGCGAGCGGATGCTCTCGACGCGCAATCTCCTGGACCCCTCGGATGGCGAACCGGTCATCGCACCGACGTTGGATATCGTTCTCGGCTGCTATGCGATGACGTTGCCCGATCCGAATGCCAGGGGGGCGGGGAAGATCTTTGCGGACCGTCAGGAGGTCGTTCTCGCTTACCAGAGCGGTGCCGTCGATCTGCAAGCGCCGATCCGGGTTCGGATGGAGATCGATGGTCAGGGTGAACAGCTCGTCGAGACGACGGTCGGTCGGGTCTTGTTCAACGAGATTTTGCCGAAAGAGCTCGGTTTTTGGAACGAACTCATGGATCGCAAGGCGCTCCGTCGGCTGATCGCCACGTGCTACACGCGCCTCGGTGCAGAAGAGACCGCTCGACTGGCTGATCGGATCAAGGATCTCGGTTTCCACTATGCCACCAAAAGCGGCATCACGATCGGCGTCACGGATGTGCACATTCCGGCGGAGAAGGCGGAGATCATTGCGCGAGCCGAGCAACGCGTGGCCGAAGTCGAGCGCCAGTATCGACGCGGTCTCATTACAGATGCGGAGCGACACCGCGAGGTGGTGTCGATTTGGAACGAGGCGCGTGACGAACTCGCCCAAGTCGTCGAGCGGAGCCTTGGTGAGCAAAACAGCCTCTACATGATGAGTAAGTCGGGGGCCAAGGGGAACATCAACCAGATCAGCCAGATGGCCGGCATGCGGGGGCTCATGCTCGACCCCAAGGGACAGATCATCGAGTTGCCGATCCGCTCCAATTTCCGCGAGGGATTGTCGGTGCTCGAGTACTTCATCTCGACCCACGGTGCGCGGAAGGGGCTGGCGGATACCGCGCTGCGCACCGCCGACTCGGGTTACCTGACACGCCGACTCGTCGATGTGGCGCAGGACGTGATCGTCACGATCGACGATTGTGGAACCGAGGACGGCATGTGGGTGCGCCTGGAGGACGTGCCGGATCGCGAGACGTTCGCGGACCGTATCCTCGGCCGGGTTGCGGCCCGTGACCTGATCGATCCGGCGACGGGAACCGTTTTGGTGCGACGCAACGAGGAGATCACGGAGTCGATCGTCGCGGACATCGTCGCTTCGCTCGATCGGTCGGAGCCGGCGCACCGCATCACGGCGGTGATGATCCGGACACCACTCTATTGCACAGCGGACTATGGCGTGTGCCGGCTGTGCTATGGGCGGAACTTGGCGACACGCCAGATTGTCGAACTCGGCGAGGCCGTTGGCATCATCGCGGCTCAGAGCATCGGTGAACCGGGGACGCAGCTCACCATGCGGACGTTCCACACCGGTGGCGTCGCAGGAGAGGACATCACGACTGGTCTCCCGCGCGTCGAAGAGCTTTTCGAGGCCCGGGAGCCGAAGGGGAAAGCGGTTCTCGCCAAGATCGACGGGGTCGTGCAGGTCGTCGAGGACGAGTTCGGGCGCAAAGTCATCGTGGAAGATGCGCGCCTGGAGACCGAGACGCACCGGGTTCCAGAGGGCTTCGTCCTACTGGTTGGCACGGGCGACATGGTCACGGCAGGCCAAGTGCTGGCTCGGCCGGCCGAGGGAGAGGGGGAGCCGATCGTCGCCACGATGGACGGAGAAGTTTTCGTGGATGGCGACGAGCTGATCATTCGTCGCGAGGAGCAACGCCGAGAGGAATATCCCCTCACGGCCACAGCGCATCTCCTCGTCAGTAACGGAGAGCGCGTCAAAGCCGGTCAGCAACTGACCGATGGGAACGTGAGCCCGGAGGAACTTCTCAACACCCTTGGACGGGATGCTGTCCAGCGCTACATCCTGGACGAGGTCCAGAAGGTTTACAAGTCACAAGGCGTGATCACCAATGACCGACATATCGAGATCATCATCCGGCAGATGCTGCGGAAAGTTGCCGTCACCGATCCGGGTGACACCGATCTATTGGTTGGGGAGATGCTCGATCGCGCCCAACTCCTGCGCATCAACGAAGAAGTGATCGCTCAGGGCGGGGTGCCGGCCACGGCCCAGCAGGTTCTCCTGGGAATCACCAAGGCGTCGCTGGCTACCGAAAGTTGGCTATCAGCGGCATCGTTCCAGGAGACGACTCGGGTTCTCACCGAGGCAGCGATCCAGGGCAAGGTCGATTACCTGCGCGGCCTGAAGGAGAACGTGATCATCGGAAAGCTGATTCCGGCTGGTTCTGGTTTCTGGGAGCGCAAGCAGCGGCGTGAGGCTGCCTTGAGCGCTCTGGACGAGGCGACTCTCGCGGGACTGGCGGCGGTCGGGTTGGGCCCGAGTGGTGAGCCCTTGCCGCAGCCGGGAACAGATCGACCTGATGCCAGCGGTGAGCCTGAGGTGAGCGTGGGCGAGGAGGGTCGTTTTCCGGCAGGGGAAGCTGAGCCCGGGCAACCTGCTTGA
- a CDS encoding bactofilin family protein, translating to MRPIESLTLIDRYTTVEGTLVSSRDIRIEGELRGTLQCEGAVHVAEGGRVDATVEAGAITVAGQLRGSITCRGKLHILRTGRVTGSITTNSLVIEEGGRCEGELAMGSALAEASLPSASRGNASAMLPESASTTLESTES from the coding sequence ATGCGTCCGATCGAGAGTCTCACGCTCATCGATCGCTACACCACGGTCGAAGGGACACTCGTGTCGTCCCGCGACATCCGCATCGAAGGGGAACTTCGCGGCACACTCCAATGCGAAGGAGCGGTGCACGTCGCTGAGGGCGGACGAGTCGATGCGACGGTTGAAGCGGGCGCGATCACCGTCGCCGGTCAGCTTCGCGGGTCGATAACGTGTCGGGGCAAACTGCATATTCTGCGAACAGGTCGCGTGACCGGCTCCATCACGACCAACTCGCTCGTGATCGAGGAAGGCGGTCGCTGCGAAGGAGAACTGGCGATGGGGAGTGCATTGGCTGAGGCGTCGCTTCCGAGCGCCAGCCGGGGAAATGCCAGCGCGATGCTCCCCGAGTCGGCATCGACCACCCTGGAAAGCACCGAATCGTAG
- a CDS encoding SH3 domain-containing protein, translating to MTIERKCGTCKYFEPAPLWRKGWCRHPLLYAPHQSHLVSEDDLDCDRGMTNYWEPAEQPVRERPEEATHEYRVIQVGDSRGDEGRSGWTGRERERGTTMSFFRDEPPERDPEAEEPTIPPFANRPPTSTPFGTQHSYTYHTDERYWTDYLRVAAPVLGIILMLGLAWFWINQFLNRGEVVPTVTPQVITGPTPTPQGTPLGLIAVTPAATSQTPTVTASPTPRTTIGPGATVVVANTDGSGVNFRSAPSTSADVIERLPEGTELTVVGESVTADGYVWWPVKYRNQTGYVVADYLELAKP from the coding sequence ATGACGATCGAGAGAAAGTGCGGAACGTGCAAGTACTTCGAGCCTGCACCGTTGTGGCGCAAGGGTTGGTGCCGCCACCCGCTCCTGTATGCCCCGCATCAAAGCCATCTCGTCAGCGAAGACGATCTCGATTGCGACCGCGGCATGACGAACTACTGGGAGCCGGCGGAGCAACCAGTTCGTGAGCGACCGGAAGAGGCGACGCACGAGTATCGGGTGATCCAAGTTGGCGACAGTCGGGGAGATGAAGGGAGAAGTGGCTGGACGGGTCGAGAGCGAGAGCGAGGGACAACGATGAGTTTTTTCCGTGATGAGCCACCCGAGCGCGATCCTGAAGCCGAAGAACCAACGATACCGCCCTTTGCGAATCGGCCACCCACGAGTACTCCCTTCGGAACTCAACACTCCTACACCTATCACACGGACGAGCGATATTGGACGGACTACTTGCGTGTAGCGGCACCAGTACTGGGTATCATTCTCATGCTCGGGCTCGCCTGGTTCTGGATCAACCAGTTTCTCAACCGGGGCGAGGTCGTCCCTACTGTCACACCACAAGTGATCACTGGCCCTACGCCCACTCCCCAAGGGACACCATTGGGGCTCATCGCAGTGACGCCTGCTGCCACGAGCCAGACCCCCACCGTCACCGCGTCGCCAACGCCGCGAACGACGATCGGACCTGGAGCGACCGTCGTCGTGGCCAACACGGATGGATCGGGCGTGAACTTCCGTTCCGCGCCGAGTACTAGTGCCGATGTCATCGAGCGGCTTCCTGAAGGAACTGAACTGACAGTCGTCGGTGAGTCAGTGACGGCCGACGGGTACGTGTGGTGGCCAGTCAAGTACCGTAATCAGACCGGATACGTCGTGGCTGACTATCTCGAGTTGGCGAAGCCGTAA
- a CDS encoding DNA-directed RNA polymerase subunit beta, translated as MTVTTGATAMPSSAVRQVRSNLGIGRVSFARIPTVLEMPNLIELQLKSFEWFKTEGLRELLEEFSPIIDYNQKLEVHFLRHWFEKPRYTPEICRERDMTYAAPLYFRVRLVIRDTGEVKESDIYIDDFPMMTETGTFVINGAERVVVSQLVRSPGAYFELEPDPATGRQLCMAKLIPTRGAWLEFETSNRDVLSVKIDRKRKIPVTVLLRAVGYGRDEELFELFADVDTDPDHRYIAATIERDRTKSREEAQMEIYKTLRPGDPPTRENAAALIERLFFNPRTYDLGKVGRYKLNKRLGLETPADVRVLTREDLAALVRTMILVNRGLDRPDDIDHLGNRRVRTVGELIQMHLRTGLQRLERGIRERMTIVDIDTATPASLISSTRPLRAAIREFFAGSQLSQFMDQTNPLAELTHKRRVSALGPGGLNRERAGFEVRDVHDSHYGRICPIETPEGPNIGLITSLATYAKVNEYGFITAPYRRVYRHIELPSQADLLIGQVLRTDVVDPETGELLAGRGTTVDRGLCDRLIAAGVTRVDVLPFVSDEVDYLTADQEEHFTIAQANTPLDEGMRFVASRIEARRAGKFVLEVPEKVDYMDVSPKQVVSVSAALIPFLEHDDANRALMGANMQRQAVPLLRPRAPIVGTGVEYQAARDSGQVVVAQKGGIVKSVTARRIVVLEDDGNERVYELRKFVRSNQDTCINQRPIVQKGQRIEAGDVIADSSSTENGELALGQNVLVAFMSWEGGNFEDAVLISERLVREDVYTSIHIEKYECEARDTKLGPEEITRDIPNVGEDSLRNLDADGIIRIGAQVGPNDILVGKVTPRGETELSAEERLLRAIFGERARDVKDTSLRVPHGVHGIVIDVKRFRRDDESGVELPAGVNEMVRVFIAQKRKISEGDKMAGRHGNKGVVSRIVPIEDMPYLPDGTPVDIILNPIGVPSRMNLGQILETHLGWAAHTLGIKVASPVFDGAKEEEIRELLRKAGLPEDGKVELYDGRTGEKFDRPVTVGIIYMMKLVHLVEDKIHARSTGPYSLVTQQPLGGKAQFGGQRFGEMEVWALEAYGAAHTLQEMLTVKSDDVVGRVKTYEAIVKGEPIVEAGVPESFKVLVKELRSLGLSVEVLNEDEEPIEFGEDHGREREILSHLDRINLSGFERTEE; from the coding sequence ATGACTGTGACGACAGGGGCGACCGCGATGCCATCGTCCGCAGTTCGCCAGGTACGGTCGAATCTCGGGATCGGGCGCGTTTCGTTCGCCCGCATTCCGACCGTACTAGAGATGCCGAACCTCATCGAGCTTCAACTCAAGTCGTTCGAGTGGTTCAAGACCGAAGGCTTGCGAGAACTCCTCGAGGAGTTTTCGCCCATCATTGACTACAATCAGAAACTCGAAGTCCACTTTCTGCGCCACTGGTTCGAAAAGCCACGCTACACGCCGGAGATCTGTCGCGAGCGCGACATGACGTATGCCGCTCCGCTGTATTTTCGCGTTCGGCTCGTCATCCGCGACACCGGTGAGGTCAAGGAGAGTGACATCTATATCGACGACTTTCCGATGATGACGGAGACCGGGACCTTCGTCATCAACGGGGCGGAGCGTGTCGTCGTTTCCCAGCTCGTTCGCTCGCCGGGGGCGTACTTCGAACTCGAGCCTGACCCGGCTACCGGTCGGCAGCTGTGCATGGCCAAACTGATTCCGACTCGAGGAGCGTGGCTCGAGTTCGAGACTTCCAATCGCGATGTCTTGTCAGTCAAGATCGACCGCAAGCGCAAGATTCCGGTCACGGTTCTTCTCCGTGCCGTCGGTTATGGGCGCGACGAGGAACTCTTCGAGCTGTTCGCGGACGTGGATACCGATCCCGATCATCGCTACATCGCGGCGACGATCGAGCGAGATCGAACGAAGAGCCGCGAAGAGGCTCAAATGGAGATCTACAAGACCTTGCGCCCCGGGGATCCGCCGACGCGGGAGAACGCTGCTGCGCTCATCGAACGCCTCTTCTTCAATCCGCGTACCTACGATCTTGGCAAGGTGGGTCGGTACAAGCTGAACAAGCGGCTGGGGCTGGAGACGCCGGCCGACGTGCGGGTTCTCACACGCGAGGACCTGGCTGCTCTGGTGCGAACCATGATCCTCGTGAATCGAGGACTCGATCGGCCGGATGACATCGATCACCTGGGCAACCGGCGGGTGCGGACGGTCGGTGAGCTGATTCAGATGCATCTGCGGACCGGACTCCAGCGCCTGGAGCGCGGGATCCGCGAGAGGATGACGATCGTCGATATCGACACCGCGACCCCAGCAAGCCTGATCAGCAGCACCCGGCCGCTGCGTGCTGCTATCCGCGAGTTTTTCGCAGGGAGCCAGCTCTCGCAGTTCATGGATCAGACCAATCCGCTTGCTGAGCTCACGCACAAGCGTCGCGTTTCCGCACTCGGTCCTGGGGGACTCAATCGCGAGCGGGCGGGCTTCGAGGTGCGTGACGTCCACGACTCGCATTACGGGCGGATCTGCCCGATCGAGACCCCAGAAGGTCCGAACATCGGACTGATCACGTCGTTGGCTACCTATGCCAAAGTCAACGAGTACGGCTTCATCACGGCGCCGTATCGCCGGGTTTACCGGCATATCGAGTTGCCGAGCCAGGCGGATCTCCTCATCGGCCAAGTTCTTCGCACGGACGTCGTCGATCCTGAGACAGGTGAGTTGCTCGCGGGCCGCGGCACGACGGTCGACCGGGGACTGTGCGACCGGTTGATCGCGGCTGGGGTCACGCGTGTCGATGTCCTGCCGTTCGTGAGCGACGAGGTCGACTATCTCACGGCCGATCAAGAGGAACACTTTACGATCGCGCAGGCGAACACTCCCCTCGATGAGGGCATGCGCTTCGTGGCCAGCCGGATCGAAGCGCGGCGAGCGGGCAAATTCGTGCTGGAGGTTCCCGAGAAAGTCGATTATATGGACGTCTCGCCGAAGCAAGTGGTGTCGGTCTCGGCGGCCCTGATCCCGTTCCTCGAGCATGACGATGCGAACCGGGCGCTCATGGGTGCCAACATGCAGCGACAAGCGGTACCGCTGCTGCGTCCGCGCGCACCGATCGTCGGAACCGGTGTGGAGTATCAGGCAGCGCGCGATTCAGGCCAGGTCGTGGTCGCGCAGAAAGGGGGCATCGTCAAATCGGTCACTGCGCGCCGCATCGTCGTGCTGGAAGATGACGGCAACGAGCGTGTCTACGAGCTGCGCAAGTTCGTCCGGTCCAACCAGGATACGTGTATCAACCAGCGCCCGATCGTGCAAAAGGGCCAGCGGATCGAGGCGGGAGACGTGATCGCCGACAGCTCGAGCACGGAGAACGGCGAACTCGCGCTCGGACAAAATGTCCTCGTTGCTTTCATGTCGTGGGAGGGTGGAAACTTCGAGGATGCGGTCCTCATCAGCGAGCGACTGGTCCGCGAAGACGTGTACACCTCGATCCACATCGAGAAGTACGAGTGCGAGGCCCGCGATACCAAGTTGGGACCGGAGGAGATCACACGCGACATTCCGAATGTGGGTGAGGACAGTCTGCGCAATCTCGACGCCGACGGGATCATCCGGATCGGCGCGCAGGTCGGTCCCAACGACATTCTCGTGGGGAAGGTCACGCCGCGGGGCGAAACGGAACTGTCGGCGGAGGAGCGCTTGTTGCGCGCCATCTTCGGCGAGCGGGCGCGGGACGTCAAGGATACGAGCTTGCGCGTGCCGCATGGCGTGCACGGGATCGTCATCGACGTCAAGCGTTTCCGGCGCGACGACGAGAGCGGCGTCGAGCTGCCAGCCGGTGTCAACGAGATGGTTCGCGTCTTCATCGCCCAGAAGCGGAAGATTTCCGAGGGCGACAAGATGGCTGGTCGGCACGGCAACAAAGGGGTCGTCTCGCGCATCGTGCCGATCGAGGACATGCCGTACTTGCCGGATGGGACACCGGTCGACATCATCCTCAATCCGATCGGTGTCCCTTCGCGCATGAATTTGGGTCAGATTCTCGAGACACACCTCGGTTGGGCAGCTCATACGCTCGGCATCAAGGTGGCGAGTCCCGTCTTCGACGGTGCCAAGGAAGAAGAAATTCGCGAACTCTTGCGAAAGGCTGGTTTACCTGAAGATGGGAAGGTCGAACTCTATGACGGGCGCACCGGCGAGAAGTTCGATCGTCCCGTCACGGTCGGCATAATCTACATGATGAAGCTCGTTCACCTGGTCGAGGACAAGATTCACGCACGATCGACCGGCCCCTACTCGCTGGTGACGCAGCAGCCGCTCGGAGGCAAGGCACAGTTCGGTGGCCAGCGCTTCGGGGAAATGGAGGTCTGGGCACTCGAGGCATACGGTGCGGCGCATACCCTACAGGAGATGTTGACGGTCAAGTCGGACGATGTCGTGGGGCGCGTCAAGACCTACGAAGCCATCGTCAAAGGGGAGCCGATCGTCGAGGCGGGTGTGCCGGAATCGTTCAAGGTGTTAGTCAAAGAGCTGCGTAGCCTCGGGCTTTCGGTCGAGGTCTTGAACGAAGACGAGGAGCCGATCGAGTTCGGCGAAGACCACGGCCGGGAGCGTGAGATTCTCTCGCATCTCGATCGGATCAACCTGAGCGGCTTCGAGCGCACGGAAGAATGA